AAGGAAGAATCATGTTGACGTTTACATAGAACGTTCAGGCACGATAGGCATTTACTACGAATTGACATTCTTTTGTAGCCCTTCTGGAAAAGCTATCGACATAGTAGACATAGGAGTTCCGAACAAACACTATATCCTTTCTTCTGCTGCAGCGGACCTGGATGGCGTGAAACTCAAGAAGATACGGCGATCAGAATACGTGCACCCGGGCATTGAGATTCATCTTGGTGGAAAGAAAATTACTCCAGGAACTTCTGGTACTCTCCACTTCTATGTCGAATGCAAGCGCGTCCTCTACCAGGATACCGAGGATAAGACCTACACATCCTTTCGTTTTTCGCCCACATGGTTCAGCCCGAAGTTTGCCAGAGGAAAAACAGACCTTCAGGTCTCCTTCCATTTTCCAGCGGGAGTCACACCTGACGAGACAAAGTGGCATCAAAAAGAGTTCGATGCACATTCATTAGATGATGAAAAAAGGATAGTCTTCACGTGGATAAACGCTTCTGCCTCACCCTCAAAACAGTATACCTATGGAATCTCCTTCCCGAAAAAGTATGTTGAACCCGGAGCAATCGTGACAAAGAAAGCTGTCAGGCGGAGAAGTGTGTTCAAAACGATTGAAAACATCTTTCCGCTTCTTTTCGGGTTTTTTATGGTGTTCTTTGTTGCGATGATAGGGGTAGTCGCTTCACTAACTCAGAAACGAAGGCTGATGAAGTACATGCCCCCGTCGCTTGCTATTGAGGGTGTCGGGATAAAGAGAGGTCTGACCGCTGTTGAAGCCGCGATACTTCTGGAAAAGCCCCTTGACAGGGTATGCACCATGATCCTTTTTGGGCTGCTGAAGAAGGATGCCCTAAGAGTAGTCAAGGCCAAACCTCTGAGATTGGAGGTTCTGGAAAAAAATAAGGAGAAGCTCCGAGAGTATGAATCATTGTTCCTGGTTGCCGTGGACAAAAAGGGTAGGGTTCCTGAGACAAAACTGAGAAAGGTGATTACCAGCCTCATCAAGGGGACCAATGAAAAGATGAAGGGCTTTTCCAGACGTGACACCAGAGAATACTATCGATCCATTGTGAATAAGGCATGGGAGCAGGTTGCTTCCAGCGAGACAGAGGAGGTTGCGTCAGAAGTCCTGGACAGAGAAATGGAATGGTTGATTGCGGATGAGAGATACGAGCAGAGGATGAAAGAGGCACTGGGGGATAGGGTGGTCATCGTCCCTGTGTGGTATCCAGGATACAGAACTGGTGCTGCTGCTGGAGCTCCGGGTCCGGGAATCTCCGTTCCTTCATTGCCCGGTTCAGAATTTGCCAATTCGGTCGTTCGGTCTGTTGAGGGTTTTGCTCATGGGCTCGTTAGCAAGGTTGAGTCCTTTACCGGAGGCATAACGAAAGTGACAAACCCTCCTCCCGCAAAGTCAGGGTCTTCCTGGTCATCCGGGGGGTCCGGGTGCGCTTGTGCATGTGCGTGCGCTGGGTGTGCCTGCGCGTGTGCAGGAGGTGGACGGTGAGCTTCAGTCGACAGAACAACCCGAAATCTGTTCTTCTTTCAAGGAGGAGAAGTTGCCACTGAAAGTGAAGAAGTGGTTTGAACGACCAAAGCCCTTGTCAAAGGGGATGTATCATCTGAGGGCTGAAGGTGAGTTTGGCGGCTACAGGCTTCATCTGAGAATAGAAAATGATGGGAGAGGTATTCTGCTTGTCGATGCGTCAAAGGTTCTCCATCTGAATCAGACCGCGGCTGAGCTTGCCATGCACATCATAGAAGCAACTCCTGTAGAAGATATGATTTCCCAGATGAGGAAGAGGTACAAGGTCGATGCTGAGGCGCTCCGCAAGGATTACGAAAAGATGAAACAGACCATATCTGACCTTGCAAGGACAGATGATGTTTGCCCTATCACGTATCTTGATGTGGAAAGGATAGAGCCCTTTAACACGCCTGTCAGTGCCCCCTATAGAATGGATTTGGCGCTCACATACAAGTGTGAAAACGATTGCAAGCACTGCTATGTGGCCAGGGACAAGAACATGCCCTCTCTTTCTGTGGAAGATTGGAAAAGGGTGCTCAAGAGGTTGTGGGATGTGGGAATACCTCACGTCTGCTTCACCGGTGGCGAGGCTACGCTTTTCGCTGGTCTATTGGATTTGGTTGACTATGCTGAAGAACTGGGAATGGTGACTGGCCTTCTCACCAATGGAAGAAGCCTGGGCCAGCTCGATTTCGTGAAAAACCTTGAACAGGCAGGTCTTGATCACATCCAGATTACGCTCGAATCCCACGATAAGAAGATCCACGACACTATTGTGGGATGTCCGGGCTGGAGGCAGACGGTAAATGGGATAAAGAACGCAATCAGCACACAGGTTTATACAATCACCAACACGACCATAACCAGATTGAATGAACCGGCAATAGAAAGGACGATCAAGTTCATCCGAGATCTGGGCGTAAAGACCTTCGCGGCAAACGGCTTGATATTCACAGGCAAGGGAGAGTATTCTGGATTGGGATTCACTGAAAAGGAACTTGTCCCGATCGTGACCAGGATAAGGGATACTGCGAGAAAACTCGGCATGAGGTTCATATGGTACACTCCAACTCAGTACAAGAATTTCGATCCCGTAGCTCTCGACCTAGGCCCCAAGGCCTGTACTGCGGCCAAATACAACATGTGCATCGAACCTGACGGTAGCGTGATACCGTGTCAGAGTTGGTATGAGCCGATTGGAAATATTTTGACTGACAGTTGGGACAATATATGGAACTCGGAGCTGGCCACTAAGATTAGGAACAAAGAGATGATAATGGATGAGTGCAAAACCTGTGAAGATCTTCCCATATGCGGAGGCGGCTGCCCTCTCTACAATAGCGCGAACGAGTACCTTTGCACGGAATCCAAGTCTGCAGGATGAAAGGCGAGACAGAGATAAGAGCTCGGTACGCTGATACCGACCAGATGGGTGTCGTCTATTATTCGAAGTACCTCGAGTACTTCGAAGTTGGGAGGACGGAACTTCTTCGGGGGCTCGGGCTTCCATATACAGAGCTCGAGTCTAAAGGGATTCACCTTCCAGTTGTTGAATGCACATGCTGCTATAAGCGTCCGGCGCGGTATGATGATGTGCTCACCATCGTCACCACTATTGGAAACGTGGGGAGAGCTTCTATACGCATGGATTACGAGATCTACAGGAAAGGAGACTCAAAGCTGCTTGCATCAGGGTTTACAAGACATGCTTCAGTCAACTCCGATGGCAAGCCCGTGTCAATGCCTGAGGCAATGAGGGCAAAGCTCAAACAGGAGTAGCTAAGGTTTACGGTACTCTTGTGCAAAGTCTGGCTAGATAGAAAGGAGGTTGATGATGAGAGGTTGTCAAACGAGGGCTGCAGGACTCCTTTTGGGAGTTCTTTTGACCATCGCGCTTGTCTTTGCTGTGGGGTGTTCGAAATCCCAGGAGATGTCCGCAAAATCGGAGGGTTTGAGCATGGCAAAGTCTGAGGAGCCGGCGGCAAAACCAGTTGCCACCGACACATCTGCCCGGAAGTTAGACGCGCACGATGTGGTGGCTGTGATTAACATGGCCAAGGGTGGAGAGATAGTGTTTGAGTTCTATCCTGATGACGCGCCCAAGACAGTGGATAACTTCATCACGCTGACTAACAAAGGGTTCTACAACGGGCTCACATTTCACAGGGTAGTGGCTGGATTTGTCGTGCAGGGAGGAGACCCGGCCGGAAATGGGTCCGGTGATGCCGGGTATAACCTACCCGCAGAGTTCAACAAGCAGAAGCACGTCACAGGAACGGTGGCAATGGCGAGAAGCTCGGACCCAAACTCGGCCTCCTGCCAGTTCTACATCTGCCTGGCACCCCAGCCTAGCCTTGATGGCAAGTACACGGTGTTCGGGCAGACGATAAAGGGGATGGATATTGTGAAAGGCATCAAGATAGGGGACGTTATGAAAACCGTCCGCATCCTCCCCAAATCCGAATACAAGAAATAACTAGAAGCTGTCAGCCCGGGGTCAGACCTTACCCTCCGACGGAGTTTATGCTTGGCGAAGCCAAGTGCGAAGGATCTTCGACACTTTGAATAGTAGGGGCGTATTGTGTGCGCCCCTGCTGCTTGGTCCCCAACCTAACTCCAGATTGCCGCGTCCGCCTTCGCTTGGCTCCCCTCGGTTTCGTCCTTGCATGAACTCTGGACTTCGCTCCCTTCGGCGCCGCCTCAGGACCAATTCTCTCTAAGCTTCGACTCCGTCTCAGCAAGAGAGACTAAGCAGGATAAACTCCGAGTCTACCTTTGGCACACGGGAAACACGCGAACAGCAGATTCTTCGACCTTTCAGGCCTCAGAGAAACAAAACGAGGGAGATGTCCCCGCGCAGGATTCAAGTTTCAAGGTTTGACCCCGGATACTTGGAGGTTTATAATATGGGGCTCTGGAAGAGGAGGCCTTTGTGAAGACCGACATTGAGATTGCGCAGAAAGCGAAGATGCTTCCAATCAATGATATCGGAAGCATGATTGGTCTTAAGCGCGAAGACCTGATGTGCTGTGGTGATTTCAAGGCGAAGATTGAACTCGACGCTCTGGCCCGGTTCAGCGAAAAGCCGGATGCGCCTCTTGTGCTTGTCACTTCGATAAATCCAACGAGAGCAGGGGAAGGTAAGACTACGACCTCAGTGGGCCTTGCGCAGGCGTTGAACAAACTGGGCAAGAAAGCGATTGTGACATTGAGGGAACCTTCTCTCGGCCCAGTCTTTGGCATCAAAGGTGGTGCGGCTGGAGGAGGATACAGCCAGGTTCTCCCAATGGAGGACATCAACCTCCACTTCACAGGAGACATGCATGCAATCACCTCTGCTCACAACCTTCTTGCCGCGCTTCTCGATAACAAGATCCACAGGAGAAATCCACTGGGAATAGATGTGAATGCGGTGCCTTACCACCGTGTCATGGACATGAACGACAGAGCTCTGCGCAATATCGTTGTGGGCCTTGGCGGAAGACCTACAGGTGTGCCTAGAGAAGATGCATTCGACATAACCGCTGCAAGCGAAATAATGGCGATACTCGCCCTGTCGAAAGACCATGCTGATTTGAAGAAGAGGATTTCCAGGATTGTTGTGGCGTATGATCTGGACCGAAATCCTGTGACTGCGGAGGACCTGGGTGCCCAGGGGGCGATGTGCGCCCTACTTCGGGATGCTCTGAAGCCGAATCTTGTGCAAACTATCGAGAAGACTCCCGCCATAATCCACGCCGGTCCTTTTGGGAATATCGCGCACGGCGCAAATTCGATCATCGCCACAAAGGGGGCATTGAAGCTGGGTGACATTGTGGTGACAGAGGCCGGCTTTGGCGCAGACCTTGGCGCGGAAAAGTTTCTGAACATAGTATCCAGAGTTGGAGATTTCTACCCTCATGTCGCGGTTCTCGTTGTCACTATCAGGGCATTGAAGAGGCACGGGGGAGTCAGCAGGAGCCGTCTCAAAAGGAAGGATCTGCGGGCGCTGAACGATGGGATGCCCAACGTGGAGAAGCATGCCGAGAACCTGACCAGCTTTGGACTGCCGCCTATTGTCGCTGTCAACGTTTTCCCATCAGATTCAAAGGAAGAAATTGATTTTGTGAAGGAGCACTGCAAGGATGTGGGGCTTTCGGTCGCGGCGAGCGAAGTCTTTGAAAAAGGTGGAAAAGGAGGGATTGAGCTGGCAGAGATGGTTCTTGATGGGTGCAAGAAGAAAGCGCCCATACCGAGGCCACTCTACGCGAGAGAGGCGCCCTTGAAAGAGAAAATCGAGCTCATCGCGAAGAAGATCTATGGTGCCGATGGCGTAGACTACGAAGGGAAGAGCAGCAGACAGATCAGGAAATATGAGGACATGGGGTTCTGTCAATCATTCATCTGCATGGCAAAGACGCAGTATTCCCTCTCCCACGACCCGGACCTGTTGGGCAGGCCTGCTGGATGGCGTCTTGTGATCAGAGAGGTGAGGCTCAGCGCCGGCGCGGATTTCGTCATTCCTGTAACCGGAAACATTATGACCATGCCCGGGCTGCCAAGAGTTCCTGCGGCAGAAGGTGTCGATATTGATGAGTCTGGACGGATTGTCGGTCTTTCGTGATGGGAATTTTGCGCTCGATTTCGGGTATATCTTATTGTGAGGCCGCCTGATGGGACCTTACGAAAAAGCCAGCGACGATGAACTGATAAGGCTGGCAAAAAGTGGCGAATCAAAAGCGTTCGACGCGCTCGTAACCAGGTATCACAGGAAGGTGTATGGCCTTGCACTGAGCATGATGAGGGACCATGACGCGGCCGATGATATATGTCAGGAGACGTTTATTAGAGCGTACAAAGCTTTTGGGAGGTTCAGAGAAGGTGCCAACTTCTTTACATGGATATACAGGATTGCGGTCAACCTTTCTCTTAACGCGATAAGAAACAAGAAGAGGCTTGTTCCAATGGATGATGTACCCGAGACAGTAGGTTCAGTCGCTCCCGTGCAGGAAGATTGTGCTGAGCGGAAAGAGCTTCTGGATAAAGTTAACGAAAAACTTGAACAAATGCATCCTAAGTATCGAACAGCCTTAGTATTACGTGTCAACGAAGGGCTATCGTACGCTGAGATTTCGGCTGTTCTTGGAATACCAAAAGGGACTGTCATGTCGAGGATAAGCAGGGCAAGAGAGATGCTCAGGTCTCTTGTAGAAGAATGAGTGGAGGTGACAGCAATTGGATCACTCACAGGTAAGAAAACTCCTTTCAGCCTACATGGATGGCGAGCTGGACCTTTCGTCAACTGAGATGTTACGGGAGCACATCAACCAATGTGAGGCATGTACCAGATATCTTGAGAGCTTCCACGCGCTCGACAAATCTGTGCGTTCTGCAAAGCCAGAAATGCCTGCAGAGGGTTATTTTGAGTTTTTTCCTCAAAAACTGAGAGCGAGAATCCGCTCCGAGGGGAAAGCTCCAGTGCGGATCGGCAGGCTTGAGGTCAGATTAGCAAGAATCCGTATTGGCACGACTGCCATCGTCGTTCTTATGGCCTTTGGTATCGGGTTTCTCTATGGGCAGAGGGAAATCATAGTACCCATGCCAAAACTGACACCCATACCGGTTGTGTCTGAGCTCGCTCCTGAGGCCCCCTTGCTTGAAGCGGCCGATGAGGTCACCTCGACAGCAAAACTGACCTCGAGGGCAGAAGAGAAAGTGGCAAATGGGAGTTCAATTGCTGGGGCATTAGAGAAGGAAGAACGCGGAGCAGAACCGCCGGCCGCTGGGCTGGTCGGTGTTCGGGCAAAGAGGTTCGAATCCGTGGCGAAGGACCGGGCCGTTGAGGCTCCCGCCGAGACCCCGGTACGTGCGTACAGGCCGGATGGATTGAGACTTTCACGGAAGGCTGACAAAAAGGGCAGCCCAGAATTGACACCAGCCACAAGGTATGCTCAGGCGAACGTTGCCCAACTTGATGGCGATTATTCTTCTGCCATGGATGACTATGCCCGTGTGCTGAAGGATAGCCCCGGCACGGACCTTGCTTCCGCTGCTCAATACCAGATGAATATGATAACCGCCGGCCCGGATACCACCGCAAGTATCGAAACTCTAGAAATGGCGGCAAGCATCTGGAAGGATTACATCAGTCAGTATCCCGAGAGCCGCCTCATCCGCCCTGCCTGCGGCCTGTATACAGAGAACCTCTATCTGATTGCCAGAAGAACGAAGTCCAGGTCTGATGCGACCAAGGCTTTATCTGCAATCAAAGAATGCTCAGGACTCATCAAAGAAAAGATGCCATCGGATTTCAAGGAGAGGTCAGAAGAGCTGAAATCCTACCTTAAGGGTTAGCGTTGAACCCTTTGACCACAGATTATCACAGATTTCCACAAGATTTCTCATTTCTTGTTTTGTCATAAGATGAATGTTTTTCTGTGTTAATCTCGTGTAATCTCGTGGTTTCAAGTGGTGTACATTGGGGCCAAGTGCGAAGTATGGGAATAAGTACCTCCTCCCGTGTGTATAAGGACTGAATGTCAAAAAAGGAGGTTTCAAATGTTATCGAAAAAGCTCAGCCCATGTTTGGTTCTTTTTGCGGTTCTTCTGGCTTGCAGTGCCTATGCTGACGGAATAATTATACCTGTTAGGCCGATTAGCAAGCGGATTCCGCCACCGTTATCGATAAAATACCACCACGTCGACGTTACAATAAACAATCAGGTGGCCCGCACGGAAGTCGACCAGGTGTTCAAGAACAACTTCGGCAGCGAACTGGAAGGGATATACATATTTCCAATTCCTCCCGGGGCCGCCATAAATGATTTCTCCATGTACGTTGGGGGCGAGAAGATTGACGCTCGCCTTCTGGACAAAGAGAGCGCACTCAGGGTATATGAAGATATAGTCAGAAGGCAGAAAGACCCTGCGCTCTTAGAGTATGCAGGCAGGGATATGTTCAAGGCCAGGGTCTATCCCATTCCCGCCTACGGCGAGAAGAGAGTGGGGCTCGTGTATACTGAACTGATAAGAAAAGACACCAACCTCTGTTCGTATCGATATTCGCTGAACACAGAGAAATTCTCAGCCGACCCCCTTAACGACGTGAGGGTCAAGGTTACGATCACCTCCAGAGTTCCCATACTGAGCATCTATTCACCGACACACCAGATACAGATTGAGAGGTCAGGCCCGACTAAGGCAGTGGTCACCTACATAGAAAAGAATGTGAAGCCTGATAAGGACTTCGTAATCTACTATAGACTGTCAAAGGAGCAGATGGGTGTCAGCCTGTTAAGCTATAAGGAGTGGAGAGGGGACGGTTATTTTCTCCTTCTTGTTTCGCCGAACGACTGGTCCATTGACCAGAAGGTCTTGCCCAAGGATGTCGTTTTTGTGTTTGACAGGTCAGGCAGCATGAGCGGCAAAAAGATTGAACAGGCCAGATCGTCACTCGCGTTTTGCCTGAGCTCCCTCAATGAGAAGGATAGATTTGCTCTCATAACATTCAATGACGTCGTGAAGGAGTTTTCTACAACCCTTCTTCGAGCCTCCAGAAAGAATGTGGAAAACGCCAAAGAGTTTGTCAAAGGGTTGAGCGCGAGCGGGGGAACCGACATTCACGGCGCGCTCGTGTCTGGGCTCGACATGCTTGAGTCCGGGTCAAGACCCAAGATGCTTCTGTTTCTCACCGATGGACTTCCCACGGTTGGGATTACGGACGTGAACGAGATTGTGAGAAGAGTCGCTGAACGTAACTCCAAAGGCGCGAGAGCCTTCACGTTTGGTGTTGGGTATGACGTTAACACAAGACTGCTGGACAGGCTGGCGAACGAAAGCAAAGGTTCTTCCGAATACGTGAGACCCAACGAAGACATAGAAGTCAAAGTCTCTTCGCTCTACTCAAAGATCATGAATCCGGTCTTGACCGACATCGAAATCCATTATGGCTCAGCGGGTGTTTCAGATGTGTACCCGCGCAAGATTCCAGATCTGTTCAAGGGGAGCCAGCTTGTTCTGACAGGCCGTTACAGGAACTCGGGCAATGCGAGAATTGTGCTGGAAGGAAAAATGGAAGGGAAGACAAAGAGGTTTTCATATACCCTTGCGTTTGAACGAAAGGACAAGGAAAACGACTTCATTCCTCTATTGTGGGCGTCGCGCAGGATCGGGCACCTCATCGAGGAGATAAAAGCACATGGAAAGAGCCAAGAACTCGTTGAAGAGATTGTCAGGTTGAGCAAGAGGTTCGGAATCCTCACCGAATACACGTCCTTTCTTGTGGACAAAGATGTGACTGTGGCGCTTCCCTCGCTGCGCGAAGAGGCTGAGAGAAAGCTCGAGGCTGCCGATGAAGCAGTTGGTGGTTGGGCTGTAAACCAGTCTGTCAACGCAAAGAGAATGAAGAAGTCCGCTCAGGTTCCTGCTAACACTTACTATGATGACCGGGGAGTGGAGCGGAAATTCGAGAATGTGGTTCAGGTTGGCAATAGAGCTTTCTTCAACCAGAATGGGAAGTGGGTTGAAACAACTGGTGACTCGAAGATGCCTGTAGTCAAAGTAAAAAGGTTCAGCAAGGCTTACTTCCAACTGCTAAGGAACGACCCTTCCGTTGGATCTTATCTTTCTCTCGGTCAAAATGTGCAGTTCAACATAGGCAATCAACAGATTCAAATCGCAGACAGCGGCAAAGAAGAGTTCAGCCAATCAGAGCTGACGGAGCTGTTTGACTAAGTTTGTTCGGCTGGCCAAGACAGTTGTTTGTAGGGGCGGTTCGTGAACCGCCCCGCCTTACTAACACTCGCCGCGACAAAACCTCCTGTCATTGCGATTCAAAAAGGCCCGGCTTTTCCAGAGAAAAGACGAGGTATTTTTGATCCTTCGTCGGCACAGCCGACGGAGGAGTAGCAGGGCGACCCCATGTATCTCGCTTCGCGAGAAACGGGGCGAAGAAGCAATCTAAATGTGATATGAAATGCACAAAAGGTGATAGGATCTCTACTACGACCTGTGAGATTGCTTCGCGACCTTTGGCCGCTCGCAATGACACCCTCCCTTGTCATTGCGATGAGGGTGAGCGACCCTTCGACAAGCTCCCGGTGTATCTCACTCCGCGAGAAACGGGGGCAGGCGAAGCAGTCCACCTATAACGAAGGACACCCCCCTTCTGTCATTGCGATGAGCCCGTTAGGGCGAAGAAGCAATCTAAATGTGATATGAAATGCACAAAAGGTGATAGGATCTCTACTACGACCTGTGAGATTGCCTAGGCTCGTTTCGATTGTCCTCCGCCGGCTTGTGCCGACGAAGGACCAAAAATGCCTCGTCTTTTCTCTCGAAAAGCCCGACCTTTTTGGTTCCCTGCGTTCAGTTTTCGGATCGTAGGTCCGTCTATCTTGAGACAAGGATTTACTTCTTGGGACTTGGTGCGAGGCAAGCCCCTCATGATTCGAAATTGGTAATTCGCAGTTTGTAATTGGTAATTCCGTGGAGAGGAGAAGGTGTGCGGGGAATTTGATTGACAGGGCAAGTCAGGAAGGCTAAGATTCACCAGTGAGAGAAAGGAGGGAAGATGGCGGAACGGGAACCCGGCAGGAAACAGAAGGAAGATAGGAGAAAAGGTCAAAGGAGGAGGTATCTGTCCGAGGAGGAATTCCGCAAGCTCTTGAAAGAGGGGAAGATCACTCCGGATGACAGGCGGGCCTGGGAGGAGAGAAGAAAACAGGAGAAAAAGGACTAGGCGTGGGAGAGATAGAAGAGAGTGCAAGGACGCTGGGCAGGATGCTGAAGGAGTCACCGGAATACAAGAAATTTGGAAAGGCATCCGATTCCCTGGAGAATGATGAGGAACTGAAGTCGCTCATCAACTCGGTGGCTGAAAAAGAAAGGTCGTTGAACAAGAAGATGGAGAAGGCGATACCGGTTGAGGTGGAAGAGAAGAGGAACCTGAAGGAGTTAAAGGACAAAGCCCAGGCCAACGCTGTCTACGCTGAATTTCTCGAGGCCGAGAAGGCGTACTTTGCGCTCATGAAAAGGGTGAACGACGCAATGAATGAAGCGCTGAAAGATGAGAGTGCGCCCAGTGAGAGTTCTTAGTTTTCTCGAGTTTACCATTTGTCTCTAAATCGATACTCTGATCCAGCAAGATCTCCGAAAATACATAGATGTGAGAAATAGTGTCTGCGGCACCAGGCTCGGTGTCAAGTTCGGCTCTATGATGTTTGACCATCCCAGGCAAATCTTGGTGAGATGAGGAGCTCAGCACAGAGGTTTCGAATCACATGAAAAGGCTTGTCAGTCCCAAGCACATCGCGGCAGTCACGGCTGCTCTGGCTCTGCTCATGCTGCTGGGGGCATACTTCGAGACGAGGCGCACCTCCAGAAACATACTCGAGGTGATGGAAGCAGATGGAGCAGCCCTGGTAGAAAGTCTGATTATGAGTAGCCAGAACAGCCTGAAAGCTGAGACTGCTATCCTGGGTTTTGTGGCCGACAAACTGCTTGACGATTGCCGTGTGGTTGATAGGTATGCTGACAGAGGCAGAATGACACTTTTTGACATAGCCGTAGCCAGAGGTCTCGCCTATGTGGACATTTATGACGGGGGAGGGAATCTGATAGCTTCCAGTGGAGAGCATGAAAATGTTCTCTCTGTTGACAGCACCACTGTTCCCAGAGGTAAGGAGGTCTTTCTGGGGGAGAGGGGCGGGGAGTACGCATTCGCCATGGCCAGAAGGCATGGCCAGGGAATCATTGTCTGTGCCGTCGATGCCTCCTACATTGAGTACTTCAAGAAAGACATCAGTATTGGCAGTCTGATAGACAGCCTCAGTGAGAAAGAAGGGCTGGTTTACCTGTTGTTGCAGGACCCGGGACAGGGGATCATTTTTGCCTCAAAGAACATCGACAGGATGAAAAAGATTGAGCGCGATCCCTTTCTAAAAGAGGCGCTTTTGTCAACCACGGCAACAAGCAGGCAATACGACTTTCAAGGAGTCAAAGTTCTGGAGGTCGTGAAGCCTTTCTTCTTTGAAGAAAAACCCTACGGCATATTCAGGGCTGGACTTTCGCTCGACGGCTACAATGCTGTGATGAGAGGTTCGCGGCGGCAGACAATTGTTGTGAGTGGTGTTCTGTTCCTGATTGGCATTGTCGTTTTCACACTCCTCGCATTGAATCAGACTTTTGAGGTGGTCAACAAATCCTACACTGAAATAAGGTCCTTTACCACAGCGGTTCTTGAGAGTATGGAAACCGGGGTGGTTGCAGT
The nucleotide sequence above comes from candidate division TA06 bacterium. Encoded proteins:
- a CDS encoding peptidylprolyl isomerase, whose protein sequence is MSAKSEGLSMAKSEEPAAKPVATDTSARKLDAHDVVAVINMAKGGEIVFEFYPDDAPKTVDNFITLTNKGFYNGLTFHRVVAGFVVQGGDPAGNGSGDAGYNLPAEFNKQKHVTGTVAMARSSDPNSASCQFYICLAPQPSLDGKYTVFGQTIKGMDIVKGIKIGDVMKTVRILPKSEYKK
- a CDS encoding YlbF family regulator, with protein sequence MGEIEESARTLGRMLKESPEYKKFGKASDSLENDEELKSLINSVAEKERSLNKKMEKAIPVEVEEKRNLKELKDKAQANAVYAEFLEAEKAYFALMKRVNDAMNEALKDESAPSESS
- a CDS encoding formate--tetrahydrofolate ligase, producing MKTDIEIAQKAKMLPINDIGSMIGLKREDLMCCGDFKAKIELDALARFSEKPDAPLVLVTSINPTRAGEGKTTTSVGLAQALNKLGKKAIVTLREPSLGPVFGIKGGAAGGGYSQVLPMEDINLHFTGDMHAITSAHNLLAALLDNKIHRRNPLGIDVNAVPYHRVMDMNDRALRNIVVGLGGRPTGVPREDAFDITAASEIMAILALSKDHADLKKRISRIVVAYDLDRNPVTAEDLGAQGAMCALLRDALKPNLVQTIEKTPAIIHAGPFGNIAHGANSIIATKGALKLGDIVVTEAGFGADLGAEKFLNIVSRVGDFYPHVAVLVVTIRALKRHGGVSRSRLKRKDLRALNDGMPNVEKHAENLTSFGLPPIVAVNVFPSDSKEEIDFVKEHCKDVGLSVAASEVFEKGGKGGIELAEMVLDGCKKKAPIPRPLYAREAPLKEKIELIAKKIYGADGVDYEGKSSRQIRKYEDMGFCQSFICMAKTQYSLSHDPDLLGRPAGWRLVIREVRLSAGADFVIPVTGNIMTMPGLPRVPAAEGVDIDESGRIVGLS
- a CDS encoding VWA domain-containing protein translates to MLSKKLSPCLVLFAVLLACSAYADGIIIPVRPISKRIPPPLSIKYHHVDVTINNQVARTEVDQVFKNNFGSELEGIYIFPIPPGAAINDFSMYVGGEKIDARLLDKESALRVYEDIVRRQKDPALLEYAGRDMFKARVYPIPAYGEKRVGLVYTELIRKDTNLCSYRYSLNTEKFSADPLNDVRVKVTITSRVPILSIYSPTHQIQIERSGPTKAVVTYIEKNVKPDKDFVIYYRLSKEQMGVSLLSYKEWRGDGYFLLLVSPNDWSIDQKVLPKDVVFVFDRSGSMSGKKIEQARSSLAFCLSSLNEKDRFALITFNDVVKEFSTTLLRASRKNVENAKEFVKGLSASGGTDIHGALVSGLDMLESGSRPKMLLFLTDGLPTVGITDVNEIVRRVAERNSKGARAFTFGVGYDVNTRLLDRLANESKGSSEYVRPNEDIEVKVSSLYSKIMNPVLTDIEIHYGSAGVSDVYPRKIPDLFKGSQLVLTGRYRNSGNARIVLEGKMEGKTKRFSYTLAFERKDKENDFIPLLWASRRIGHLIEEIKAHGKSQELVEEIVRLSKRFGILTEYTSFLVDKDVTVALPSLREEAERKLEAADEAVGGWAVNQSVNAKRMKKSAQVPANTYYDDRGVERKFENVVQVGNRAFFNQNGKWVETTGDSKMPVVKVKRFSKAYFQLLRNDPSVGSYLSLGQNVQFNIGNQQIQIADSGKEEFSQSELTELFD
- a CDS encoding radical SAM protein — its product is MPLKVKKWFERPKPLSKGMYHLRAEGEFGGYRLHLRIENDGRGILLVDASKVLHLNQTAAELAMHIIEATPVEDMISQMRKRYKVDAEALRKDYEKMKQTISDLARTDDVCPITYLDVERIEPFNTPVSAPYRMDLALTYKCENDCKHCYVARDKNMPSLSVEDWKRVLKRLWDVGIPHVCFTGGEATLFAGLLDLVDYAEELGMVTGLLTNGRSLGQLDFVKNLEQAGLDHIQITLESHDKKIHDTIVGCPGWRQTVNGIKNAISTQVYTITNTTITRLNEPAIERTIKFIRDLGVKTFAANGLIFTGKGEYSGLGFTEKELVPIVTRIRDTARKLGMRFIWYTPTQYKNFDPVALDLGPKACTAAKYNMCIEPDGSVIPCQSWYEPIGNILTDSWDNIWNSELATKIRNKEMIMDECKTCEDLPICGGGCPLYNSANEYLCTESKSAG
- a CDS encoding sigma-70 family RNA polymerase sigma factor: MGPYEKASDDELIRLAKSGESKAFDALVTRYHRKVYGLALSMMRDHDAADDICQETFIRAYKAFGRFREGANFFTWIYRIAVNLSLNAIRNKKRLVPMDDVPETVGSVAPVQEDCAERKELLDKVNEKLEQMHPKYRTALVLRVNEGLSYAEISAVLGIPKGTVMSRISRAREMLRSLVEE
- a CDS encoding acyl-CoA thioesterase produces the protein MKGETEIRARYADTDQMGVVYYSKYLEYFEVGRTELLRGLGLPYTELESKGIHLPVVECTCCYKRPARYDDVLTIVTTIGNVGRASIRMDYEIYRKGDSKLLASGFTRHASVNSDGKPVSMPEAMRAKLKQE